The Streptomyces sp. NBC_00286 nucleotide sequence CTCCGTCGTCGACGGCCGAGTGCAGGACCGTACGGGCGTCCGCCGCGCTGACGACGTCGAGGCGGCCCCCGACGGCCAGCTCGGCGTGGTCGCCCCTGATGTGCATATGCGCTCCCCGAGAGTGCGTTTCGTGTTCAGCGTCTTTCGTGCTCTTCCGTGTCCTGTGTTTGTGCCAGGACTGACTGCCGTACCGGGGCAGAAGTTGCCGTCTGTAAGCGAACCGATACCGAAACCACCCCGAAGGGTGATCACTGTAGGGGACGACAGAACGTCAGTAGGCGTAAAAGCCCTGCCCGCTCTTGCGTCCGATATCACCGGCGTCGACCATCCGGCGCATCAGTTCCGGAGGCGCGAACTTCTCGTCCTGCGTCTCCGTGTAGATGTTGCTCGTGGCGTGCAGCAGGATGTCCACGCCGGTCAGGTCGGCGGTGGCCAGCGGCCCCATCGCGTGACCGAAGCCCAGCTTGCAGGCGACGTCGATGTCCTCGGCGCTGGCCACGCCCGACTCGTACAGCTTCGCCGCCTCGACGACGAGCGCCGAGATGAGCCTCGTAGTGACGAAGCCGGCGACGTCACGGTTGACGACGATGCAGGTCTTGCCGACGGACTCCGCGAACTCCCGTGCGGTGGCGAGCGTTTCATCGCTCGTCTTGTAGCCCCGCACCAGCTCGCACAGCTGCATCATCGGGACCGGCGAGAAGAAGTGGACGCCGACGACCCGCTCCGGGCGCTCGGTGGCCGCCGCGATCTTGGTGATCGGGATGGCGGAGGTGTTGGACGCGAGGACGGCCTCGTCCCTCACCAGCTTGTCGAGCGCACGGAAGATCTCGTGCTTGACGTCCAGCTTCTCGAAGACGGCCTCGACGACGATGTCGGCGTCGGCGACCGCGTCGAGATCGGTGGTGGCGGTGATGCGCCCCAAGGCCTCCTCGGCCGCACCGGCGTCCAGCTTCCCCTTGCTCACGAACTTCTCGTACGAGGCCTTGATGCCGTCGGTGCCACGGGTCAGCGCCTCATCGGTGACGTCCCGTAGGACGACGTCCCAGCCGGCCTGTGCGGATACCTGGGCAATACCGGAACCCATCAGTCCGGCTCCGATGACGGCAAGCTTCCGCGCCACAGTCCGACTCCCCTAACCCACTAACACGCTGCTTATATCTGCCTCTCCGGCGGACCTTAGCGCTCGTTAAGGGCTGTGTGACTAGTTAGTAATGCGCGTCACGTCTCAATGGACGGACATCACACCGGGAGGGGTCATTCCGGCGCTCGTACGGCGTAGTTGAGGACCTTCTCGCTCAAAAGGTCCTCCATGTCGTCGAGGAGGGCGAGGGCTTCGCGGGACACCTCGGCGGGCTTCCGGCCCGCGACCGTCTCGCGGCCGATCAGGGCCATGAGCGTCGACTGCACCCAGCTGATCTGTCCCGCCATCAGGGTGGGCAGCGGGTCGTCGGGGGCCGCGGCCGTCTCCTCCCTGAGGGTCTGTTCGAGGTGCTCCAACGCCTCCTGCTGCACGCGCCACAGCCGGGCCTTGAGCGTGTCCGCCCCGTGGATGACGCGAAGGAAGTCTCCGTAGCCCTCGACGAGGCCCACCTTGGGCGAGACGGTCTCAACCTCCTCACGCAGTTCGCGCAGTACGGCGGCGGGCGCCTCCGGCGGCGGAACGGGATCAGGTGTCGGGGCGGAGCGCCCCGACCACCACGATGCTGTACGGCGTGCTCGTGGCCCTCTACTTCGCGGCACACGCCGTGACGGTGGGCACACGAGTGTTCCGGAAGGCCGGAGCGTAACTAGGCTGGTCACATGGTCAATCTGACGCGCATCTACACCAGGACCGGCGACCAGGGCACCACCGCCCTCGGCGACATGAGCCGGGTCGCCAAGACCGATCTGCGGATCGCGGCGTACGCCGACGCCAACGAGGCGAACGCGGTGATCGGTACGGCGATCGCCCTCGGAGGGCTGCACGAGGAGATCGTCAAGGTCCTCACCCGCGTACAGAACGACCTGTTCGACGTGGGTGCGGACCTGTCGACGCCGGTCGTCGAGAACCCGGAGTTCCCGCCCCTCAGGGTCGAGCAGTTCTACATCGACAAACTGGAGGCGGACTGCGACCGATTCCTCGCCGAACTCGAAAAGCTCCGCTCCTTCATCCTCCCCGGCGGCACACCCGGCGCGGCACTGCTGCACCAGGCGTGCACGGTCGTACGGCGTGCGGAGCGCTCGACGTGGGCGGCTCTGGAGGTCCACGGGGACACCATGAACCCGCTCACCGCCACCTACCTCAACCGGCTGTCGGACCTCCTGTTCATCCTTGCCAGGTCGGCCAACAAGGAGGTCGGGGACGTGCTGTGGGTGCCGGGCGGGGAGCGCTGAGGCGCCCCTACCGGTTCCCTGCCGACGTGCGGGCCGTCTGGTAGAGGCCCGTCAGGACGAGCGCGCCCCCGACGCACATCATGACCACGCCGACCTTCGTCAGGGTGACGACCGGGGTCTCCACATCCCCGGTGAACAGCCACAGAGGCAGGCCGATCGCAAAGGTGACGATCCCCTCCAGCAGGTTCTTCGACGCCTGGCTCATGACCGGGCACTCTCCTTCCTCGTCGTGAGCGGGTGCTCCTCCTCGGTAGCGGCGGGCGCCTTCCTCGGCCAGATCGTGTAGGACAGGGCGATCAGGCCGTAGATGCCGATTGCGCGCACCGCCACCCCCTGGAAGGCCCGCAGGGAGCTGACGTCGCCGGAGTCGCCGACGTACCAGACCGCGAGCTCAAGGAGCGCCAGAGCCACGGCGCCCCCGAACACCGCCCGCAGCCACAGCTTCGCCTCGTGGCGAGCGCGGGCACGGCCGTAGCGCGGCGGCTTCGTCGGGGGCGGGCCGCCGCCCAGGCGATGGGCCGCGTGGCCGTCGAGCCAGCGGATCGTGTAGTGGCCGAACGCCACCGTGTAGCCGATGTAGAGCGCCGCCAGGCCGTGCTCCCAGCTCGGCTCGGCGCCGTTCTTCAGGTCGATCGCCGTCGCGGCGAACAGGACCAGCTCCAGCACCGGCTCGCACAGCAGCAGCACCACACTCGTACGGCGCCACTTCAGCAGGTAGCGGACGGACAGGCCCAGCGCCAGCAGCACCCAGAACCCGACCTCGCAGGCGATGATCAAGCCGACGATCACGGCTCACTCCTTTCGGTCACCCCTCAAGGCTCCTGCCGGGAGGAGCGGCTTTCGTCGTCGCCGGTGACGAACTCGCGGTACATCGAAGGATGCAGTCCGGGACCCTCCGCGGGCATCACGCGGAGAGCGCCCGGCCCGTGTTGGATGGGGCCATGGCCGTACGACTCCCCCGCCCGCACCGCTTCGACGTGTACGTCGCGTTGGCGGGCCTGCTCGGCGGGCTCGCACTGTGGGGCATCGGCGCGGCCACGCGGCCGCACGACGAGCCGATCGTGCTCTGGCCGGGGCGCTGGGCGCTCCTGCTGCCGCTCGTCGTGATGGCCGGCTGCGAGCTGCTGCGGCGGATCGCCCCGCTCACGGCGCTGCTGATCGGCACAGCCGCCCTGACCGTCGACACGATGACTCAGGGCAACCTGATCACACTGCTGATGTTCACCGACCTCATGTACGCGGCCGTCCTGTACGGCCCGCCCGTGTGGGCCCGCCGCCTCCCGCGGATCACTGGACTGCTCGCCGCGGCCTCGTCGGTGGTGCCGTTCGCGGTGTGGCGCGTGCCGCTGGCGCTCCTGATCGGGCTGGCAGTCGGCATCTTTGCGTTCGGGCCCGCGTCCACAGGCCTGATCGTCCGCAACCACCGCGACGCCGCCGATGCCGCCCGGCTGCGCGCCGAACAGACCGCCCTGCTCGCCGAGATCGACCGCACCCAGGCGGTCACCGCCGAACGCGCCCGGATGGCAAGGGAGTTGCACGACATGGTGGCCAACCACCTGTCCGCCATCGCCATCCACTCCACGGCCGCGCTGTCCCTCGACGACGCGGACACGACGAAGCAGGCCCTCGGCATCATCCGGGTGAACAGCGTCGAGGGCCTGGCGGAGATGCGGCGGCTCATCGGGATCCTGCGGGATTCCAGTGGCGACACCGCGCCCTCGGCCGCGCCCACCCTCGACGGGCTCGGCGCACTCGTCGACACCGCCCGCGCCAACGGCCTCGACGTCACGCTCGACAGCATGCCCATGAAGCTCCCCGCGCCGGTCGAACTCGCCGCGTACCGCATCGTCCAGGAGTCCCTGACCAACGCCCTCAAGCACGCCTCCCCAGGCCGGGTCACCGTGACGCTCGCCCAGCAGGACGGCACCCTGAGCCTGCGGGTGACCAGCCCGTACGGGGACCGCGACGGCCCGAGCGCCCCCGGCTCGGGAGCCGGCCTCGTCGGCATGCAGGAGCGGGTCGCGCTGCTGGGCGGCACCTTCGAGGCCGGGCCCGAAAGCGCACCCGACGCGGACGCCTCGGGCAGCTCACACGACGCGCAGGGCTCGCACGGCTCACGCGGCGGCAAGATCTGGACCGTACACGCCACCCTGCCGACCACCCTGGGAGGAACCGAATGATCCGCGTGCTCGTCGCCGAGGACCAGTCCGCCGTACGCGCCGGGCTCGTCCTCATCCTGCGCAGCGCGCCCGATATCGAGGTGGCCGGCGAGGCGGCGGACGGCGAGGAAGCGGTCGCCCTGGCGCGGGAGTTGAGGCCGGACCTCGTCCTGATGGATGTCCAGATGCCCCGCCTCGACGGCGTCTCGGCCACCCGTCAGGTCGTCGACGAGGGCCTCGCCGACGTGCTCGTGCTGACGACCTTCGACCTCGACGAGTACGTCTTTGGCGCCCTGCGGGCCGGTGCCTCCGGCTTTCTGCTGAAGAACACCGAGGCGCAGGCTCTCATCGAAGCGGTCCGCACGGTCGCGCGCGGCGAGGGCCTGATCGCGCCCGCGGTCACGCGGCGCCTGATCGCCGAGTTCGCCGCGAAGCCCGTACGGGGTCCAGGGCCCGACCCGGCGGTCCTGGAATCCCTCACCCGCCGTGAACGCGAGGTGCTGTCCTGCCTCGGCGACGGGCTGTCCAACGCCGAGATCGCGGACCGGCTGGCGATGGCCGAGGCGACCGTGAAGACCCACGTCAGCCGGCTCCTCGGCAAGCTCGAACTGCGCAGCCGGGTGCAGGCCGCCGTACTGGCACAGGAGTTGGGCGTCTGACTCCAGGGATGGGCACCCGGGGGCGGCATGCCCGAGTAACACTGGTCCAGACCTATTGACCGATGGTCCAGACCTTTCTATTCTCGCGGCACTGCGTTCACGCATGCACCAACAACCTCAAGGAGGCGCAGCATGCGCTTCAGACACAGAGCCGCGGCAGGGTTCGCCACCCTGCTGCTGCCGCTCGCCGGCCTGGTCGGCCTCGCGAGCCCCGCCCAGCCCGCGACCACCACGTCCGCCATCTCCGCCTCGAACGGTGTGGTCGCTCCCGGTCCCAGCGCCAAGGTCAAACTCGGCTACTTCATCCAGTGGGGCATCTACGGCCGCAACTACAACGTCAAGAACCTCGTTACCTCCGGCTCCGCCGAGAAGGTCACCCACATCAACTACGCCTTCGGCAACGTCGTCGACGGCAAGTGCGCGATCGGCGACTCGTGGGCCGACTACGAGAAGCCGTTCACCGCGGACCAGTCGGTCAACGGCCAGGACGACACCGCGGATCAGCCTCTGAAGGGCAACTTCAACCAGCTGCGCCAGCTGAAGGCCAAGTACCCGGACATCAAGATCCTCTGGTCCTTCGGCGGCTGGACCTGGTCCGGCGGCTTCACGGAAGCGGCCAAGAACCCGGCGGCCTTCGCCCAGTCCTGCTACGACCTGGTCGAGGACCCGCGCTGGGCCGATGTCTTCGACGGCATCGACCTGGACTGGGAGTACCCGAACGCCTGCGGCTTGACCTGCGACACCAGCGGCGCCACGGCCATCAAGGACATGATGAAGGCCATGCGCGCCGAGTTCGGCTCGCAGAACCTGGTCACCGCGGCCGTCACCGCTGACGCCTCCGACGGCGGCAAGATCGAAGCGGCCGAGTACGCGGGCGCCGCGAAGTACCTCAACTGGTACAACGTGATGACCTACGATTTCTTCGGCGCCTGGGCCGCGAACGGCCCGACCGCACCGCACTCCCCGCTCACCTCGTACAAGGGCATCCCGGCGAAGGGCTTCAACTCGGCCGCCGCGATCGCCAAGTACAAGAAAGCGGGCGTACCGGCGAACAAGCTGCTGCTCGGCATCGGCTTCTACGGCCGCGGCTGGACCGGCGTCACCCAGGACGCACCGGGCGGCACGGCCACCGGGCCCGCGGCGGGGACCTGGGAGGCGGGCTTCGAGGACTACAAGGTCCTCGAGGCGTCCTGCCCGGCCACCGGCACGATCGCCGGAACCGCATACGCGCACTGCGGCAGCGACTGGTGGTCCTACGACACCCCGGCGACGGTCCTCGGGAAGATGAACTGGGCCAAGAAGCAGGGCCTGGGCGGGGCGTTCTTCTGGGAGTTCAGCGGTGACACCAGCAACGGCGAGCTGGTGAAGGCCATCGACAGCGGCCTCAAGTAACTGCTGGGCCACGTTGAGGTCCCCCAGGACTTCCTCCGGGGGGACCTCACGCGCGGTTCGCGAAACTCGCGGCTCATCAGATACCGGGCGCGGCGACTCGCGTGTACGTCAAGCCGTTGCTGGTGCCGGCGGGTGTGGTCACCGTGACGGAGACCGGCCCGGCGGTGCCTGCCGGCACGACGGTGGTGATCTGCGTCGGGGAGACCACGGTGAACGACGCGGGGACGGCGTCGAACTGGACACCGGTGGTGGTCGCGAAATTGTCGCCGGTCAGCGTGACGACCGTGGCGGTGTGCGCCGGTCCCTGGTCAGGCGCGAGGGAGACCAGCACGGGGGCATCCAGGAAGACGTAGTCGACGGGGTTGCTGGTGCCGCCGGGGGTGGTCACCGTGATCTGTGTGACACCGGGGGCATGGCTCGGGGTCACCGCGGTGATTTGCGTGGCCGAGTCGACCGTGAACGAGGCCGCCTCCGTCCCATCGAACAGCACCGCCGTCGCACCGAGAAGGCTGCTGCCGCTGAACGTGACGGTGGTGCCGCCCGCGGTGGGTCCGGAGGGAGGGGCCGGCGTGGCCAGCGAGGGCGACTCGGCGTAGAAGAAGAACGCGTTCGGGTCGTCCGGGTTACTGACGCCGCTGGGGCTGGTCACCGTGACCGCCGCTGCGCCGGCCACGTGGGCGGGGGACACCGCGGTGATCTGGGTGCTGCTGACGACGGTGAACGAGGCCGCCGCCACCCCGCCGAACAGCACCGCCGTCGCACCGGAGAAGCCCGTACCCGTCAGCGTCACCGTCGTCCCTCCGGAGACCGGGCCCTGAGACGGCGACAGGCCGGTGACGGAAGGTGCCGCGAGGTAGGTGAAGGCAAGGGCGTTGCTGGTGCCACCCGGAGTGGTCACCGTGACGTTGACCGGGCCGGATGCGTGGGCCGGACTGACAGCGGTGATCTGGGTGCTGCTGACGACGGTGAACGAGGCCGCCGCCACCCCGCCGAACAGCACCGCCGTCGCACCGGAGAGGTTCGAGCCCGTCAGCGTCACCGTCGTCCCTCCGGAGACCGGGCCCTGAGACGGCGACAGGCCGGTGACGGAAGGTGCCGCGAGGTAGGTGAAGGCAAGGGCGTTGCTGGTGCCACCCGGAGTGGTCACCGTGACGTTGACCGGGCCGGATGCGTGGGCCGGACTGACAGCGGTGATCTGGGTGCTGCTGACGACGGTGAACGAGGCCGCCGCCACCCCGCCGAACAGCACCGCCGTCGCACCGGAGAGGTTCGAGCCCGTCAGCGTCACCGTGGTCCCTCCGGAGGACGAGCCCTGAGACGGCGTAAGGTCCGTGAGGGAGGGAGCCGGGCTGCCATAGGTGAACGGCACGAACTGGGTGCTGGTGCCCTGGGTCGTGGTGACGGTGACGTTCACGGTGCCGGTGCCCGAGGGAGTCACCGCCGTGAGCTTGGGAACGCCATTGACGGTGGTCACGGTGAACGACGGGGAGGGCTTGGTTCCGAACCGGACGCTTGTCACGTTGGTGAAGCCGGTTCCGTTCACGGTGACGGTGGTACCACCCGCGGCCGGCCCCTCGTTGGGACTGACCGAAGTGACGACAGGGGCAGCCATGGCTGTACTCCTTCACGCAGGACTGGGGGGTCGACACCCGTGCGACCGCGTCGGGGCGTGGCCTCAGGGTTGAGCCCCGTCCGGGCGGAGGGGGGACTGCCGCCCGGACGGGGGTTCATCGCCTCCGTGATACGGAGGCGATCGGACCGGCTAGATGCCGGGGCCTGCGACGTAGGTGAAGCCGGCGACGGCGGTCGCCGATCCGGCGGGGTTGGTCACGACCACGTCGACCGCTCCCGCGACCCCAGGCGGAGTGACCACGGACAGCGTGGTCGCGTTGATCACCGAGAACGGCGCCGTGGTGCCGCCGAAGGTGACCGAGTCCGTGCTGTCCAGGTTGGTGCCGGTGATGGTCACCGCCGTGCCCCCAGAGGTCGGACCCGACGTCGGGCTGATGGTCCCGATCGTGGGGGTGTCGACGTAGGTGTAGCTGAGGCCGTTGTTGGTGCCGCCTGCGGTGGTGACGCTCACCGCCACCGGCCCGGCCGCCGCGCCCGCCGGAACCGTGACACTGAGCGAGCTGTCGCTGGTCACCGTCGGAGTGGCGGTCACCCCGCCGAAGGACACACTGGTGGCCGTCGACAGGCCGGTGCCGTTGATGGCGATGGTGTTGCCGCCGGCCAGCGGCCCGGAGGTGGCGCCCAGGGACGACTTGAACGGGGCGCCGACGTAGAAGTACGACAGCGGGTTGCTGGTCCCGCCCGGGGTGGTCACCGTGACGCCGACCGTGCCGGTTCCCGAGGGAGAGACGGCGGTGACCTGGGTCGGGGAGACGTTGGTGACGCTCGTGGCAGGCTTGCTGCCGAACGTCACCGCGCTGGTGTCGGACAGGTTCGTGCCCGTGATGGTCACCGGGGTCCCGCCCCCGGTGGAACCCTGATTCGGAGAGATTGGCATGCGGACGCTCCTCGCTCGTTGATGGGGACATGCGAGGAACCGGCAGGAATGGCCAGCCATCGACTGCCACGTCGCAGGAGTGGGACCGCCGCCAACAGGCACGCACGTACGCCCTGCTCAACTCCGCCGATGCGGCAAGCGCCGATCAGCAGTGCGGCCACGCCCGGGTGAACGAACCGACACAGGCGCCCCCGCACACCCAGCCGGGCGCGCAGCAGCCTTCGCCATCTCCCCCTGGGCAAGGAAAAACCGGCGAGCGCTGCCTGTCCGAACGTTCCCCCGGCTCGGGGATGGGCAGCCCGCCGGTTCACACTCTTAGTGACCCATACATCCAATCGAGTGACAAGACATCACCTATCCAGTCACCCAAAAGGAGTAACCCTTGCCTTTGGCCGCTTTCACTACATCTCATCTCTTTTCTGTCGAACCGGTCGGCCAAGCCCGGGCACCCCTGGCGCTTGGCCGACCAGTCGTTACTGCGTGCAGCCGGGGACGTCTCCGGACGGTGCGCAGTTGTCAGGCGTGTTCTGGACGACGGGCGCTCCGGTCAGGACGACCGAGCCGCCGACGCGGAAGATCCCACCGCCCTGGCCGCCCGCGTGGTTGCTGAAGACCCTGCCGCCGACAAGAACGGAAGTACCGGCCTGGTGGTAGAGGCCGCCACCGTCGATTTTGCTGACGTTGTAGTCCACGGTGGTGTTCCGCAGTCGCAGGGTGCTGCCGAGGCCGAGGTTGGCGATGCCTCCGCCGTACGTGGCGGCCTCGTTCCCCGTCACGCGGCCGCCGTTGAGGGTGAGGGGACCGAACGCTGTGATGATGCCGCCGCCTTCGAAGTTCTCGGTTCTGTTGCCCCGGACCGTTGTACCGCCGAGGACCGTGGTGCCGAAGGTGGCCAGTCCACCGCCGGTGGACGCCGCCGTGTTGCTCTGGATGGATCCCCCTTGCACAGTCAGCCGGGCGGAGTCACCCACGTGAATGCCGCCACCGTCGCCCGCAGTGTTGCCGTCGTCGGCCCTGTTGTCCGACACGATGCTGCCGGCAAGTCTCGCGGTGGCACCGGACACGACCGCGATCCCGCCGCCGAGGACGGAAGCGGTGTTGCCGGTGATCCGGCTCGCGACCAGGCGGAGCGTCCCTTCGGTGAGGATGCCGCCG carries:
- a CDS encoding 3-hydroxyacyl-CoA dehydrogenase family protein; the encoded protein is MARKLAVIGAGLMGSGIAQVSAQAGWDVVLRDVTDEALTRGTDGIKASYEKFVSKGKLDAGAAEEALGRITATTDLDAVADADIVVEAVFEKLDVKHEIFRALDKLVRDEAVLASNTSAIPITKIAAATERPERVVGVHFFSPVPMMQLCELVRGYKTSDETLATAREFAESVGKTCIVVNRDVAGFVTTRLISALVVEAAKLYESGVASAEDIDVACKLGFGHAMGPLATADLTGVDILLHATSNIYTETQDEKFAPPELMRRMVDAGDIGRKSGQGFYAY
- a CDS encoding cob(I)yrinic acid a,c-diamide adenosyltransferase; the protein is MVNLTRIYTRTGDQGTTALGDMSRVAKTDLRIAAYADANEANAVIGTAIALGGLHEEIVKVLTRVQNDLFDVGADLSTPVVENPEFPPLRVEQFYIDKLEADCDRFLAELEKLRSFILPGGTPGAALLHQACTVVRRAERSTWAALEVHGDTMNPLTATYLNRLSDLLFILARSANKEVGDVLWVPGGER
- a CDS encoding DUF5708 family protein, producing MSQASKNLLEGIVTFAIGLPLWLFTGDVETPVVTLTKVGVVMMCVGGALVLTGLYQTARTSAGNR
- a CDS encoding sensor histidine kinase, whose translation is MAVRLPRPHRFDVYVALAGLLGGLALWGIGAATRPHDEPIVLWPGRWALLLPLVVMAGCELLRRIAPLTALLIGTAALTVDTMTQGNLITLLMFTDLMYAAVLYGPPVWARRLPRITGLLAAASSVVPFAVWRVPLALLIGLAVGIFAFGPASTGLIVRNHRDAADAARLRAEQTALLAEIDRTQAVTAERARMARELHDMVANHLSAIAIHSTAALSLDDADTTKQALGIIRVNSVEGLAEMRRLIGILRDSSGDTAPSAAPTLDGLGALVDTARANGLDVTLDSMPMKLPAPVELAAYRIVQESLTNALKHASPGRVTVTLAQQDGTLSLRVTSPYGDRDGPSAPGSGAGLVGMQERVALLGGTFEAGPESAPDADASGSSHDAQGSHGSRGGKIWTVHATLPTTLGGTE
- a CDS encoding response regulator transcription factor produces the protein MIRVLVAEDQSAVRAGLVLILRSAPDIEVAGEAADGEEAVALARELRPDLVLMDVQMPRLDGVSATRQVVDEGLADVLVLTTFDLDEYVFGALRAGASGFLLKNTEAQALIEAVRTVARGEGLIAPAVTRRLIAEFAAKPVRGPGPDPAVLESLTRREREVLSCLGDGLSNAEIADRLAMAEATVKTHVSRLLGKLELRSRVQAAVLAQELGV
- a CDS encoding IPT/TIG domain-containing protein yields the protein MAAPVVTSVSPNEGPAAGGTTVTVNGTGFTNVTSVRFGTKPSPSFTVTTVNGVPKLTAVTPSGTGTVNVTVTTTQGTSTQFVPFTYGSPAPSLTDLTPSQGSSSGGTTVTLTGSNLSGATAVLFGGVAAASFTVVSSTQITAVSPAHASGPVNVTVTTPGGTSNALAFTYLAAPSVTGLSPSQGPVSGGTTVTLTGSNLSGATAVLFGGVAAASFTVVSSTQITAVSPAHASGPVNVTVTTPGGTSNALAFTYLAAPSVTGLSPSQGPVSGGTTVTLTGTGFSGATAVLFGGVAAASFTVVSSTQITAVSPAHVAGAAAVTVTSPSGVSNPDDPNAFFFYAESPSLATPAPPSGPTAGGTTVTFSGSSLLGATAVLFDGTEAASFTVDSATQITAVTPSHAPGVTQITVTTPGGTSNPVDYVFLDAPVLVSLAPDQGPAHTATVVTLTGDNFATTTGVQFDAVPASFTVVSPTQITTVVPAGTAGPVSVTVTTPAGTSNGLTYTRVAAPGI
- a CDS encoding IPT/TIG domain-containing protein codes for the protein MPISPNQGSTGGGTPVTITGTNLSDTSAVTFGSKPATSVTNVSPTQVTAVSPSGTGTVGVTVTTPGGTSNPLSYFYVGAPFKSSLGATSGPLAGGNTIAINGTGLSTATSVSFGGVTATPTVTSDSSLSVTVPAGAAAGPVAVSVTTAGGTNNGLSYTYVDTPTIGTISPTSGPTSGGTAVTITGTNLDSTDSVTFGGTTAPFSVINATTLSVVTPPGVAGAVDVVVTNPAGSATAVAGFTYVAGPGI
- a CDS encoding right-handed parallel beta-helix repeat-containing protein; translation: MLTLKKARALAVAVLLSVSVAGIAIPATAKSLPARQRLPVPCEDVAELIKQVNEANTRGRGTIVLSSGCSYELTAPAVPDGTNGATGLPIITGQITITGSRATITRQSATAFRIAEVAQQGSLTLNGITVSGGSATGGSGTVGGGILTEGTLRLVASRITGNTASVLGGGIAVVSGATARLAGSIVSDNRADDGNTAGDGGGIHVGDSARLTVQGGSIQSNTAASTGGGLATFGTTVLGGTTVRGNRTENFEGGGIITAFGPLTLNGGRVTGNEAATYGGGIANLGLGSTLRLRNTTVDYNVSKIDGGGLYHQAGTSVLVGGRVFSNHAGGQGGGIFRVGGSVVLTGAPVVQNTPDNCAPSGDVPGCTQ